The following coding sequences are from one Dermacentor andersoni chromosome 5, qqDerAnde1_hic_scaffold, whole genome shotgun sequence window:
- the Rad9 gene encoding cell cycle checkpoint control protein RAD9A gives MKYTIPGPNVKLFGRAVQTLTKIGDEVYVIADDRTLSLKAFSASRSSYMCFSFEQSFFSTSEFRSEGYRGKLSARSSLLAFRSVQSLDRTVEECVVELTGDQALIALRYRRGLTKRFWLPLVEYEELQFSFRADSYARSVCGQAKLLSDVLGNFPINVPEVTLRLSPDRLDVFTHLEGADTQRSVRTSVSVQAAELDDLQCSGDVTELTVCLRGLRAALGYYEGLTVRLQLDEPGMPLVGRLDGVPGLEAIYVAATLAGGGRPLASSAAPPLHKHRPPRQGTETSSKRHRAYLLGLTRPPLDEFTSQLPRDEQVLAEESDEEEEG, from the coding sequence ATGAAGTACACCATTCCGGGGCCAAACGTGAAGTTGTTCGGCCGCGCCGTGCAGACGTTGACCAAGATCGGCGACGAAGTGTATGTGATCGCCGACGACCGGACGCTGTCGTTGAAAGCGTTCAGCGCCTCCCGGAGCTCGTATATGTGCTTCAGCTTTGAACAGAGTTTCTTCAGCACCAGCGAGTTTAGGAGCGAGGGCTACCGGGGCAAATTGAGTGCGCGCTCAAGCCTCCTGGCCTTCCGGTCCGTGCAGTCGCTCGACCGAACAGTAGAAGAATGCGTAGTCGAGTTGACGGGTGATCAGGCATTGATCGCTCTACGCTATCGGCGCGGTCTTACCAAGCGCTTCTGGCTGCCTCTTGTTGAGTACGAGGAACTGCAGTTCTCGTTTCGTGCCGACTCGTATGCGAGAAGCGTGTGCGGCCAAGCCAAGCTGCTGTCCGACGTGCTCGGCAACTTTCCCATTAACGTGCCTGAAGTAACGCTGAGGCTATCACCTGATCGGCTCGACGTCTTCACGCATTTGGAGGGAGCCGACACGCAGCGTTCTGTTCGCACTAGCGTCAGCGTCCAAGCTGCTGAACTAGACGACCTGCAGTGTAGCGGTGACGTTACCGAACTCACGGTATGCCTACGTGGTCTGCGTGCGGCGCTAGGATATTATGAAGGCCTAACGGTACGGCTGCAACTTGACGAGCCGGGCATGCCTTTGGTGGGACGTCTCGACGGTGTGCCGGGTCTCGAAGCGATTTACGTAGCTGCTACCTTGGCCGGCGGCGGCCGGCCTTTGGCAAGTAGCGCGGCACCGCCGTTGCACAAGCATAGGCCACCGCGACAAGGCACGGAAACCAGCAGCAAACGCCACCGGGCGTACCTGCTGGGATTGACGCGGCCGCCGCTGGACGAGTTCACGTCGCAGTTGCCGCGCGACGAGCAGGTTTTGGCTGAAGAAAGTGACGAGGAAGAAGAAGGCTAA